The Nycticebus coucang isolate mNycCou1 chromosome 2, mNycCou1.pri, whole genome shotgun sequence genome includes a window with the following:
- the GINS3 gene encoding DNA replication complex GINS protein PSF3 — protein MSEAYFRVESGALAPDENFLSLDDILMSHEKLPVRTEIAIPRLGSFFPERSAGADADNAVPPGSKLELPLWLAKGLFDNKRRILSVELPKIYQEAWRTVFSADANVVDLHKMGPHFYGFGSQLLHFDSPENTDISQSLLQTFIRRFRRIMDSSQNAYNEDTSALVVRLDEMERGLFQTGQKGLNDFQSWEKGQASQITASSLVQNYKKRKFMVMED, from the exons ATGTCCGAGGCTTATTTCCGAGTGGAATCGGGCGCGCTGGCGCCCGACGAGAACTTTCTGTCCTTGGATGACATCCTGATGTCCCACGAGAAGCTCCCGGTGCGCACGGAGATCGCCATACCTCGCCTGGGCTCCTTCTTCCCGGAACGCAGCGCAGGAGCCGACGCGGACAACGCGGTCCCCCCG GGCTCAAAGCTTGAACTCCCCTTGTGGCTGGCAAAAGGACTTTTTGACAACAAGCGTCGGATCCTTTCAGTGGAACTTCCCAAGATCTACCAAGAGGCTTGGCGGACTGTGTTCAGCGCGGATGCCAATGTGGTGGACCTCCACAAAATGGGGCCGCATTTCTATGGGTTTGGCTCCCAGCTCCTGCATTTTGACAGTCCCGAGAACACAGATATTTCCCAGTCTCTACTACAG aCTTTCATCAGACGTTTTCGCCGCATCATGGACTCTTCCCAGAATGCTTACAATGAAGACACTTCAGCGCTGGTAGTCCGGCTAGACGAGATGGAGAGGGGCTTATTTCAAACAGGGCAGAAAGGACTGAATGACTTTCAGAGTTGGGAGAAAGGACAGGCTTCTCAGATCACAGCTTCCAGCCTCGTTCAGAattacaagaagagaaaattcatGGTCATGGAAGACTGA